In Drosophila yakuba strain Tai18E2 chromosome 2R, Prin_Dyak_Tai18E2_2.1, whole genome shotgun sequence, a single genomic region encodes these proteins:
- the LOC26536324 gene encoding uncharacterized protein LOC26536324, which translates to MRLALYFTFACLAGAHDGSLRHMLRSLEGELGYRTLLLLESSPQLGCWEQANFHDGVPLLSFTANENVQLKDTFNAKILVLVCLDKGEEDTMRSLYSYLDNMRDTPTILFASSDRHISDIFVECFGESMLNVLAFNDSEMEFIYSFRAFPALRVVKRRVEQVRRYFEPQLEDLGGCVLQGVPDGIMPRTLVHRGADGEMRMGGYLSHFIRNYVSTINASLQIRWDLFPEDGDFDMDTLTGRNHVDFPLELGVISSETLQQDIPMEISSWFLMLPMEPTLPRARFFTKFGLSLYLIPIIILLAMVLSNAHRFEAGLPPSWRCCSVGSTVLRGVLAQPFILPQRLAVKLMFVYWLLLVSGFFVSNYVMVYLTAWLVQPPTRDLVTSFDQMRKAQLKILMLPQEVDFLKSIRGKEYVESLSDLFLPADPADFQTKRMSMELHFAFPITGTLWPLLKQAQVKLHRPIFRRSKELVFLPFIIMGMTMPNNSIFLSSMKRFRLRTSEGGLYLLWFQNSFSELVAINKISYKEDWVHDSYSDLQWQDFHFAWLGFLAGTTVNCLVFLGEIGYHRWLCKRTHH; encoded by the coding sequence ATGCGGCTCGCACTGTACTTCACCTTCGCCTGCTTGGCGGGAGCTCATGATGGTTCCTTGAGGCACATGCTGAGGTCCCTTGAGGGGGAGCTGGGCTACAGGACCCTGTTGCTCCTGGAAAGCAGTCCCCAACTCGGGTGCTGGGAGCAAGCCAACTTCCACGACGGAGTGCCGCTTCTGAGCTTTACAGCGAACGAGAACGTTCAGctaaaagatactttcaacgCAAAGATACTGGTGCTGGTCTGCCTGGACAAAGGCGAGGAAGATACAATGAGGTCACTGTACAGCTATCTGGACAACATGCGAGACACTCCCACCATTCTATTCGCATCCTCGGACAGGCACATAAGCGACATCTTCGTGGAGTGCTTCGGTGAGAGTATGCTGAATGTCCTCGCGTTCAATGACTCCGAAATGGAGTTCATCTACAGCTTCCGGGCATTCCCAGCACTTCGAGTTGTGAAGCGCAGGGTGGAGCAAGTGCGTCGCTACTTTGAGCCGCAGCTTGAGGATCTGGGGGGCTGCGTCCTGCAGGGTGTGCCCGACGGCATCATGCCCAGAACTCTGGTGCACCGCGGCGCGGATGGAGAGATGCGGATGGGCGGATACCTGAGCCACTTCATCCGGAACTATGTGAGCACCATCAACGCCAGTCTGCAGATACGCTGGGACCTGTTCCCCGAGGATGGTGACTTCGATATGGACACACTCACTGGGAGAAATCACGTCGACTTTCCGCTGGAGCTGGGCGTTATATCTTCCGAGACACTGCAACAGGACATCCCCATGGAGATATCCAGCTGGTTCCTCATGCTGCCCATGGAGCCCACCCTTCCGCGAGCTCGGTTCTTCACCAAATTCGGCTTGTCGCTCTACCTGATACCCATCATCATACTCCTGGCCATGGTGCTGAGTAACGCACATCGCTTCGAAGCTGGCTTACCTCCCAGCTGGCGGTGCTGTTCAGTGGGCAGCACTGTGCTCCGGGGCGTCCTGGCACAGCCTTTTATCCTGCCGCAAAGGCTCGCGGTCAAGCTAATGTTCGTCTACTGGCTGCTCCTGGTGAGCGGCTTCTTTGTCAGCAACTACGTGATGGTCTACCTCACAGCCTGGCTCGTCCAACCGCCGACAAGAGATCTGGTGACCAGCTTCGATCAAATGCGCAAAGCGCAGCTGAAGATCCTGATGCTGCCGCAGGAGGTGGATTTCTTGAAGTCCATAAGGGGCAAGGAGTATGTGGAGTCGCTCAGCGATCTCTTTCTGCCAGCAGATCCTGCGGATTTCCAGACCAAGCGGATGTCCATGGAGCTGCACTTCGCCTTCCCCATAACGGGCACCTTGTGGCCACTTCTGAAGCAGGCACAAGTCAAACTCCACCGGCCCATCTTCCGGCGCTCCAAGGAGTTGGTCTTCCTGCCCTTCATCATTATGGGCATGACCATGCCGAACAACTCCATATTCCTTAGCTCGATGAAACGCTTTAGGCTACGGACCAGTGAGGGCGGACTGTATCTGCTCTGGTTCCAGAACAGCTTTTCCGAGCTGGTGGCCATTAACAAAATCTCCTACAAGGAGGACTGGGTCCACGACTCCTACTCCGATCTGCAGTGGCAGGATTTCCACTTTGCCTGGCTTGGCTTCCTTGCGGGAACTACGGTGAATTGCCTGGTCTTCCTGGGCGAGATTGGGTACCACAGGTGGCTCTGCAAGCGCACTCACCACTGA
- the LOC26535065 gene encoding uncharacterized protein LOC26535065: MRLTLYLVLLSSIGTRSAFLSDILRSLKKELHFPTMLVVGDSTACWNLEPYENDVPIISWRGMRSAYLKDTFNSEMLALACLQNNSEDALKSLYSSLEGIRDTPTVLFASSEEQIPDLLLRCFRENMLNVLALVGSSTEFIYSYQPFPAFRVVKRKVEEVHRYFVPQLEDLGGHTVTAVPGNVIPRTMWYRNAEGERQLAGYVHTFIRNYVDTINATLKISWDLVPEQGMRHFTVFRLSKIQHVDIPMGIMALYNETGSQEVPMEISSWFLMLPMESPVPRAELFVKLGLERLLAIMIVVGLVLGNAHRIELGLRPTWRCYYLADKMLRGALAQPIVLPRRLSPKLMFIYSLLLLSGFFLSNYYMAYLTMGLVHPPAVDRILDWDQFRLLQLKVLVVREEFDYMSLLMGADFMKAYGDIFQVSNETDFQRRRLSMDPSYAYPVSNTLWPFLELSQVRLWRPLFRRSYDMVLQPFQIMNMPLPRNSIFRKSLVRYAALTRETGLYPFWFRRSFDELVALRKISYKEDAGNPYCDLKWTDFQFVWLGFLAGSGFSTLVLLLEVAHYKWHSRNAAL, from the coding sequence ATGCGGCTTACCTTATACCTCGTACTTCTCAGTTCGATTGGCACACGGAGTGCTTTCTTGAGCGACATACTGAGGTCCCTCAAGAAGGAACTACACTTCCCAACAATGCTCGTCGTGGGGGATTCCACTGCGTGCTGGAACCTGGAGCCCTACGAAAACGATGTTCCCATCATAAGCTGGAGGGGAATGCGCAGCGCGTATCtgaaagatactttcaactctGAGATGCTAGCACTGGCGTGCTTGCAGAACAACAGCGAAGATGCACTGAAGTCGCTGTACAGCAGTCTTGAGGGCATCCGAGATACTCCCACCGTACTCTTCGCATCCTCGGAGGAGCAGATACCTGATCTATTACTGCGGTGTTTCAGGGAAAACATGCTGAATGTGCTGGCACTTGTGGGCTCCAGCACAGAGTTCATCTACAGCTACCAGCCATTCCCGGCATTCCGCGTTGTAAAACGAAAGGTGGAGGAAGTTCATCGGTACTTCGTTCCACAGCTGGAGGATCTTGGGGGGCATACAGTAACTGCAGTACCTGGCAACGTGATTCCACGCACAATGTGGTACCGGAATGCCGAGGGAGAGCGCCAGTTGGCCGGATACGTGCACACCTTCATACGCAACTATGTGGACACCATCAATGCGACTCTGAAGATCTCCTGGGACCTCGTGCCCGAGCAAGGTATGAGGCACTTCACAGTGTTCCGGCTCTCAAAGATACAGCACGTGGACATTCCGATGGGCATCATGGCCCTCTACAACGAGACAGGCAGCCAGGAAGTGCCCATGGAGATCTCCAGCTGGTTCCTCATGTTGCCCATGGAGTCCCCCGTTCCGCGAGCCGAACTCTTCGTCAAACTGGGCCTGGAGCGGCTGCTAGCCATCATGATAGTTGTGGGTCTGGTGCTCGGCAATGCCCATCGGATCGAGCTGGGATTGAGACCCACCTGGCGCTGCTACTACCTGGCGGATAAGATGCTGCGAGGAGCCTTGGCACAGCCAATTGTCCTTCCGAGGAGGCTCTCCCCCAAACTGATGTTCATCTAttcgctgctcctgctgagTGGGTTCTTCTTGAGCAACTACTACATGGCCTACCTGACTATGGGGCTCGTGCATCCGCCGGCGGTTGATCGCATCCTAGATTGGGATCAGTTTCGCTTGCTGCAGCTGAAAGTGCTGGTCGTCCGCGAAGAGTTCGACTACATGTCCTTGCTAATGGGAGCGGACTTTATGAAGGCCTACGGGGACATATTTCAGGTGTCGAACGAGACGGACTTCCAGAGGAGGCGCCTTTCCATGGATCCCTCCTACGCCTACCCTGTGAGCAACACCTTGTGGCCGTTCCTGGAGCTCTCCCAGGTGAGACTTTGGCGACCCCTGTTCCGACGATCCTACGACATGGTGCTCCAGCCGTTTCAAATTATGAATATGCCGCTGCCACGGAACTCCATCTTCCGCAAGTCCCTGGTCCGATATGCTGCTCTCACCCGCGAAACCGGACTCTATCCCTTCTGGTTCCGGCGCAGCTTCGACGAACTGGTGGCTCTCCGGAAGATCTCGTACAAGGAGGATGCGGGTAACCCGTACTGCGATCTCAAGTGGACCGACTTTCAGTTCGTGTGGCTGGGCTTCCTGGCGGGAAGTGGCTTTAGCACCCTGGTGCTTCTCCTGGAGGTGGCTCACTACAAGTGGCATTCGAGGAACGCCGCACTCTGA